The Flavobacterium faecale genomic sequence TATTTAGACGAAAAAAACAGACTCTTTTTGCATGCCGGCTTTACCAACATGAACGGTGTACAGTATGAATATTTTCCGAAACTGTTTTATTGGGATCGCACCTTATGGGAGACTGCATTGGCACTTGACACTAGCATTAAACCGAATGATTTGCTATACCCAAAACGTCTTACATTGTATGACGAAATCTATATAGGTCACACGCCTGTAACGCGTATAAACGAGACTGTGCCTGTGCAACGTGCCTGTGTATGGAATGTTGATACGGGCGCTGCATTCAAAGGTCCGCTTACGATTCTGGATGTGGATTCCAAAGAATTTTGGCAATCTGAACCTGTACATCAATTATATTTTGACGAAAAAGGAAGAAATTAAAATTATAACGTAAATTTGCGGCTATTATAAATTAATAAAAATAATATGAAAAAGATTTTTACATTGATTTTAGTTTCTGCTGCATTATTTGTTAATGCACAAGCTTTCAAAGGAAAAGGAGATACTAAATTTGATATTGGAGCAAATATTCAAGACGGTGGTTCTGGGATTCGCGTTGCCGCTGACTTTGGTGTTGCCGAAAACATTTCGTTTGGAGTTGTATCATCTTATTTGCTTGGAGTGTCTAAGATCGATGGTATAAAGCCAGATTTTGGAGATCGATTTGATATTAAAGGTCGCTTTGATGCACATTTAGGTCCTATTTTAACTTTAGGTCAAAACGTTGATATTTATCCAGGTTTGGATTTGAGTTTGAGAAATTTTGGTGCTCACCTTGGAGGGCGTTACTTCTTTTCTGAAGGTATTGGGGTTTTTAGCGAAATTGGATTTCCTATCGCTAAATACGATCCAACAACTACAGACAATTTCCAAAACCTAAACAATCAATTTGTTTTTAATATTGGGGTGTCATTTAACTTGTAAAAGATAAATTAAATTTAAAAAGGCAATTGAATCACTTCAATTGCCTTTTTTTATGCTTTAATCCAAATCAAATTTTATGCCTTGTGCTAGCGGTAAACTCGTACTGTAATTGATGGTATTGGTTTGTCGTCTCATATAAACCTTCCAAGCATCAGATCCAGATTCTCTTCCACCACCTGTTTCTTTTTCACCACCAAAAGCGCCACCGATTTCGGCTCCCGAAGTACCAATATTTACATTAGCTATACCACAATCTGATCCAGAAGCAGATAGAAATAATTCGGCTTCACGCAGATTATTAGTCATAATAGCAGATGATAAACCTTGTGCTACACTGTTTTGCAAAGCGATAGCGTCAGTAACATCACCACTATATTTTATTAAATACAGTATAGGTGCAAAGGTTTCTTTTTGTACAATAGCAAAATGATTTTCGACCTCTGCAATGGCAGGTTGTACATAACAACCACTTTCACATCCATCTCCTTCGAGAATGCCTCCATGAACTACTAAGTTTCCGCCTTCAGCAACCACTTTCTCTAACGTATCCAGGTAATTCGCAACAGATTCTTTGTCGATAATCGGTCCTACATGATTATTTTCGTCCAAAGGATTTCCTATTCTTAGTTGTTTGTACGCAGTGACTAATGCTTGCTTCACTTTATCGTACATGCTTTCATGAATAATGAGGCGACGGGTCGAGGTACATCTTTGTCCTGCTGTTCCAACAGCGCCAAATACGGCTCCTATAATTGTCATTTTCAAATCGGCATCAGGTGTTACAATAATGGCATTGTTTCCACCCAATTCTAGTAATGACCTTCCCAATCTTCCCGCTACTTTTTGCGCTACTATTTTTCCCATTCGAGTAGAACCTGTTGCAGATAGTAACGGAATCCTAACATCTCCAGACATCATTTCGCCCACTTTATAATCTCCATTAATCAAGCAAGAAATACCTTCTGGTAGATCGTTTTCCTGAATTACTTCTCTAATGATATTTTGACAAGCGATGCCGCACAAAGGTGTTTTTTCTGAGGGTTTCCAAACGCAAACATCACCCGAGATCCATGCTAAAGCTGTATTCCAAGCCCAAACTGCAACAGGAAAATTGAATGCAGATATAATTCCAACCACTCCCAACGG encodes the following:
- a CDS encoding metallophosphoesterase family protein, whose product is MRTLVIGDIHGGLRALHQVIERAGVTPDDTLIFLGDYVDGWSQSPQVINYLIELKTTNNCVFIRGNHDELLLHWLKDGKDNVLWFEHGGEATLTAYESVDKMTKQLHVNFLLSLDDYYLDEKNRLFLHAGFTNMNGVQYEYFPKLFYWDRTLWETALALDTSIKPNDLLYPKRLTLYDEIYIGHTPVTRINETVPVQRACVWNVDTGAAFKGPLTILDVDSKEFWQSEPVHQLYFDEKGRN
- a CDS encoding DUF6646 family protein produces the protein MKKIFTLILVSAALFVNAQAFKGKGDTKFDIGANIQDGGSGIRVAADFGVAENISFGVVSSYLLGVSKIDGIKPDFGDRFDIKGRFDAHLGPILTLGQNVDIYPGLDLSLRNFGAHLGGRYFFSEGIGVFSEIGFPIAKYDPTTTDNFQNLNNQFVFNIGVSFNL
- the amaB gene encoding L-piperidine-6-carboxylate dehydrogenase; the protein is MASDKNTFDIQQVLFQLGIKPVNLGTSTGIERFSTGELFDSYSPVNGQLIAKVYSTSAADYEQVMLTATTAFETFKTVPAPKRGEMVRLFGDKLRKNKEALGKLVSYEMGKSLQEGYGEVQEMIDICDFAVGLSRQLHGLTMHSERPSHRMYEQYHPLGVVGIISAFNFPVAVWAWNTALAWISGDVCVWKPSEKTPLCGIACQNIIREVIQENDLPEGISCLINGDYKVGEMMSGDVRIPLLSATGSTRMGKIVAQKVAGRLGRSLLELGGNNAIIVTPDADLKMTIIGAVFGAVGTAGQRCTSTRRLIIHESMYDKVKQALVTAYKQLRIGNPLDENNHVGPIIDKESVANYLDTLEKVVAEGGNLVVHGGILEGDGCESGCYVQPAIAEVENHFAIVQKETFAPILYLIKYSGDVTDAIALQNSVAQGLSSAIMTNNLREAELFLSASGSDCGIANVNIGTSGAEIGGAFGGEKETGGGRESGSDAWKVYMRRQTNTINYSTSLPLAQGIKFDLD